In Chromatiales bacterium, the following are encoded in one genomic region:
- a CDS encoding DUF2799 domain-containing protein, whose product MNIRNLTALLCMVLLANGCATLDEGECRTVDWYDLGIRDGSAGWAASRVEEHAKACADFGIRPDRARYEDGRRVGLVDYCRLENAFDVGLAGKTYHGVCPPKIDRQFRRYHAAAYGVYEANKKIDDIDQRISQLEQRLDKIRRKDDPKHEDERRDIRSDLRKLDRDRNDARDDLRRAERDLDRARDDFAAGR is encoded by the coding sequence ATGAACATTCGAAACCTGACGGCACTACTCTGCATGGTGCTACTCGCAAACGGCTGCGCGACGCTCGACGAGGGTGAGTGCCGCACCGTGGATTGGTACGACCTCGGCATCCGTGACGGCAGTGCCGGCTGGGCCGCCTCGCGAGTCGAGGAACACGCGAAGGCCTGTGCCGACTTCGGCATCCGTCCGGATCGCGCACGCTACGAGGACGGACGGCGGGTCGGTCTGGTCGACTACTGCCGGTTGGAAAACGCCTTTGACGTGGGGCTGGCCGGCAAGACCTATCACGGTGTCTGCCCGCCGAAGATCGACCGTCAGTTCCGGCGCTATCACGCCGCCGCTTACGGGGTGTACGAGGCGAACAAGAAGATCGACGACATCGATCAGCGCATCTCGCAGCTCGAACAGCGCCTCGACAAAATTCGCCGCAAGGACGATCCGAAACACGAGGACGAGCGCCGCGACATTCGCTCCGATCTTCGCAAGCTCGATCGTGATCGCAACGATGCGCGTGATGACCTGCGCCGTGCCGAACGCGATCTGGACCGCGCGCGCGACGACTTCGCGGCGGGGCGGTGA